A genomic window from Candidatus Thiocaldithrix dubininis includes:
- the dusB gene encoding tRNA dihydrouridine synthase DusB has protein sequence MKIGCYTLQNNLIVAPMAGVTDRPFRTLCKYFGAGHAVSEMMTADQTLYAQKKSLYRANFEGELAPISAQIAGSEPDKLAEAARYQVANGAQIVDINMGCPAKKVCKRLAGSALLQDEDLVERILDAVVNAVDVPVTLKTRLGFANGQENILRVATRAEQAGIAALAIHGRTREQMYTGTARYELIAEVKRQLKIPVIANGDIDSPQKAKQVLAKTGVDALMIGRAAQGRPWIFRDISHYLATGELLPAPSVSEIHQVVMKHLADLYQFYGEYSGCRIARKHIAWYTNGLPNSNLFREAMYAEESTAGQASAVEAYFQTLLTKLSS, from the coding sequence ATGAAAATCGGCTGCTATACCCTGCAAAATAATCTGATTGTCGCGCCTATGGCAGGTGTTACCGATCGTCCGTTTCGCACGTTATGTAAGTACTTTGGCGCGGGTCACGCGGTGAGTGAAATGATGACGGCGGATCAAACCTTATATGCACAAAAGAAATCGCTATATCGCGCTAATTTTGAGGGCGAGCTTGCGCCCATTTCCGCACAAATTGCAGGTTCAGAACCGGATAAATTAGCCGAAGCGGCGCGTTATCAAGTCGCCAATGGTGCGCAAATCGTTGATATTAATATGGGTTGCCCCGCAAAAAAGGTCTGTAAACGTTTGGCTGGTTCAGCCCTATTGCAAGATGAAGACTTAGTAGAGCGTATTTTAGATGCAGTGGTTAATGCCGTTGATGTGCCAGTGACCTTAAAAACTCGTTTAGGCTTTGCCAATGGGCAGGAAAATATTTTGCGCGTGGCAACACGGGCAGAACAAGCAGGCATTGCTGCGCTGGCGATTCACGGGCGCACGCGTGAACAAATGTATACAGGAACAGCGCGTTATGAACTGATTGCCGAAGTCAAACGCCAACTCAAGATTCCTGTGATTGCCAATGGTGATATTGATAGCCCGCAAAAAGCCAAGCAGGTTTTAGCAAAAACTGGCGTAGATGCTTTAATGATTGGGCGTGCGGCGCAAGGTCGCCCGTGGATTTTCCGTGATATCAGCCATTATTTAGCCACGGGTGAATTATTACCTGCTCCGAGTGTTAGTGAGATTCATCAGGTAGTCATGAAACACTTAGCGGATTTATATCAGTTTTATGGTGAATATTCGGGCTGTCGCATAGCCCGGAAACATATTGCTTGGTATACCAACGGCTTACCGAATAGCAATTTATTTCGTGAAGCTATGTATGCGGAGGAAAGCACAGCGGGGCAAGCGAGCGCGGTTGAAGCCTATTTTCAAACTTTATTAACCAAGCTCTCCTCTTAA
- a CDS encoding DJ-1/PfpI/YhbO family deglycase/protease translates to MAYELKGKKVLIITSNTGVEKPELLEPLVQLRGWGAKVTHAAIKQEPVQTFINDTKPDEQIPCDGFIGEMSEKDFDVLVIPGGTVNGDKIRVDPTAQACVKAFVAAGKPVAAVCHGPWLFVNAEVIKGKTLTSYFSVKLDLLNAGAAQWLDQAVVRCTANGWTLITSRNPNDLSQFSEAIAQELVGKPA, encoded by the coding sequence ATGGCTTATGAATTGAAGGGTAAGAAAGTTTTAATTATTACCTCTAATACTGGCGTAGAAAAACCTGAACTGTTAGAGCCGTTGGTTCAACTACGCGGTTGGGGTGCGAAAGTAACCCACGCGGCTATTAAACAAGAACCTGTTCAGACTTTTATCAATGATACCAAACCGGATGAGCAGATTCCCTGTGACGGCTTTATTGGCGAAATGTCAGAAAAAGATTTCGATGTTTTAGTAATTCCGGGCGGTACAGTCAATGGCGATAAAATTCGCGTTGATCCCACTGCGCAAGCCTGTGTTAAAGCCTTTGTAGCAGCGGGTAAACCGGTAGCAGCCGTATGCCACGGCCCTTGGTTATTCGTGAATGCTGAGGTCATTAAAGGTAAAACGCTGACTTCGTATTTCAGCGTGAAATTAGACTTGTTAAATGCAGGCGCTGCCCAATGGTTAGACCAAGCGGTCGTGCGTTGCACAGCCAACGGCTGGACATTAATTACCTCGCGTAACCCTAATGATTTAAGCCAGTTTAGCGAAGCAATTGCGCAGGAATTAGTCGGTAAACCCGCTTAA
- a CDS encoding class I SAM-dependent methyltransferase, with amino-acid sequence MTIKKIINTFKSLKFCHHDKSGNPVTPYEMLENNTLAYANIDRNDIYELFNFQPKNILDIGCHTGDVGAGLKEKYGSHLNIWGVELNLKAAEIAKLKLDKISTTPIEDISNEEKSNLNLIDTIIMLDVLEHMYNP; translated from the coding sequence ATGACCATCAAAAAAATCATAAATACGTTTAAATCTTTAAAATTTTGCCATCATGATAAGAGTGGTAATCCGGTTACTCCTTATGAAATGTTAGAAAATAATACCTTAGCTTACGCAAATATTGATAGAAATGATATTTATGAACTATTTAACTTTCAACCAAAAAATATCTTAGATATTGGTTGCCATACAGGTGATGTAGGTGCTGGCTTAAAGGAAAAGTATGGGAGTCATCTCAATATATGGGGAGTAGAACTGAACTTAAAAGCTGCAGAAATAGCAAAATTGAAGCTTGATAAAATTTCAACTACTCCTATCGAAGATATTTCAAATGAAGAAAAATCTAATCTTAATTTAATTGATACTATAATTATGCTTGATGTTCTTGAACATATGTATAATCCCTAG
- a CDS encoding glycosyltransferase, with translation MPQPPYNIICMKWGTKYGADYVNRLYGMIARHIKTTFRLTCFTDNAQGIRPEVRICDLPKLDLPAGTPERGWNKLSTLQADLGGLSGDILFLDLDVVIVDNIEDFFTYPGDFLIIRDSKFRKKLIGNSSVYRFKIGRYTDILTQFQQNFMEIRQTYRNEQAYLTAEIAKRGELNFWPDSWCPSFKYHCMQPFPLNYVKDAIIPQGAKIIIFHGHPEPHEAIQGITHKWYRHVRPTQWVADYWCA, from the coding sequence ATGCCACAACCACCTTACAACATCATTTGTATGAAATGGGGCACAAAATACGGCGCTGATTATGTCAATCGACTGTATGGCATGATTGCACGCCATATAAAAACAACTTTTCGACTCACTTGCTTCACAGACAATGCCCAAGGCATTCGTCCTGAAGTGCGTATTTGTGACTTGCCTAAACTGGATTTACCCGCCGGAACACCTGAACGCGGCTGGAATAAACTCTCCACCTTACAAGCTGATTTAGGTGGCTTAAGTGGCGATATATTGTTTCTCGATTTAGATGTAGTCATTGTTGATAATATTGAAGATTTCTTCACCTATCCGGGTGATTTTTTAATTATTCGAGACAGCAAATTTCGTAAAAAATTAATTGGCAATTCCTCCGTTTATCGGTTTAAAATCGGACGCTATACCGATATATTGACTCAATTCCAACAAAATTTTATGGAAATTCGTCAAACTTACCGCAATGAACAAGCCTATCTCACAGCAGAAATTGCTAAACGTGGTGAATTAAACTTCTGGCCAGACAGTTGGTGTCCCAGTTTTAAATATCACTGTATGCAGCCATTCCCTTTAAATTATGTAAAAGACGCCATTATTCCCCAAGGGGCAAAAATTATAATTTTTCATGGTCATCCAGAACCCCATGAAGCGATTCAAGGTATTACCCATAAATGGTATCGACATGTACGCCCTACCCAATGGGTTGCGGATTATTGGTGTGCTTAA
- a CDS encoding RNA 2'-phosphotransferase, whose translation MNEKDKIRHGRFLSLILRHEPSKIGLTLDAEGWAEVTLLLQQLAKHRHSLSLVELEEIVATNDKQRYSFNADKSKIRANQGHSLKTVDLALQPQIPPAVLYHGTASRFMQSIQREGLQKRSRQHVHLSADTQTARKVGARHGTPVILQLDAQQMQADGFVFYCSENGVWLTEHVPTRYFQVIQHIN comes from the coding sequence ATGAATGAAAAAGATAAAATTCGTCACGGTAGATTTTTAAGTTTAATTTTACGCCACGAACCTTCTAAGATAGGGTTAACTTTAGATGCCGAAGGGTGGGCTGAGGTTACACTTTTATTGCAGCAACTGGCTAAGCATCGGCATTCGTTAAGTTTGGTTGAGTTGGAAGAGATCGTCGCAACCAATGACAAACAGCGTTATAGCTTTAACGCGGATAAAAGCAAAATTCGTGCAAATCAGGGGCATTCGCTGAAAACAGTTGATTTAGCCTTACAACCACAAATACCACCTGCTGTCCTATATCACGGTACAGCTAGCCGTTTTATGCAGTCGATTCAACGTGAAGGTTTGCAAAAGCGTTCGCGGCAGCATGTGCATTTATCAGCAGATACACAAACCGCGCGTAAAGTGGGCGCACGCCACGGTACGCCCGTTATTTTGCAATTGGACGCGCAGCAAATGCAGGCAGATGGTTTTGTGTTTTATTGTTCAGAAAATGGGGTTTGGTTAACTGAACACGTTCCTACCCGTTATTTTCAGGTCATACAGCATATAAATTAA
- a CDS encoding 3' terminal RNA ribose 2'-O-methyltransferase Hen1 has translation MLFTLSTTQQPATDLGYLLHKNPNRLHEIDIAQGKAWLFYPEAHEARCTFAMTLDIDAVSLVRGSINSQAGGLLDQYVNDRPYAMSSFMTVAMGRALGTAFTGRSKERQAVADAPLPLEIVLTPLPVRGAEDLPTRLFAPLGYTVQAEKHALLPNKPEWGDSYYVTLTLNITERLQTVLEHLYVLIPVLDNRKHYYIDKRELEKLMHRGEAWLKTHPDKELITYRYLKNRKQLVSEALARLVDEPVTAERETDEGHADRQESYLEKPLNVNEQRLETVTQTLLAAEAQRVLDLGCGEGRLLKRLLMEKQFTRLVGVDVSMTALERAASRLKLDTMTERQRSRIELLQGSSTYRDSRFSGFDAIALVEVIEHLELDRLPALERVLFEYARPKIVIVTTPNRDYNAKFANLADGKLRHADHRFEWTRAEFQDWCTQVAERFAYQVSLQPIGAFDPELGSVTQMGVFSL, from the coding sequence ATGCTGTTTACCTTATCCACGACCCAACAACCCGCGACCGATTTGGGTTATTTGTTGCACAAAAATCCCAACCGTTTACATGAAATCGACATAGCCCAAGGCAAGGCGTGGTTGTTTTATCCTGAAGCACATGAGGCGCGTTGTACCTTTGCGATGACGTTGGATATTGATGCAGTGTCGTTGGTGCGCGGTTCGATCAATAGCCAAGCAGGCGGTTTGTTAGATCAGTATGTCAATGATCGCCCGTATGCCATGTCGTCATTTATGACAGTGGCAATGGGGCGGGCTTTGGGTACAGCGTTTACCGGGCGTTCTAAAGAACGGCAAGCGGTGGCAGACGCACCCTTACCCTTGGAAATTGTCTTAACGCCGTTACCTGTACGCGGGGCGGAAGATTTGCCTACGCGTTTATTCGCACCCTTGGGTTATACGGTGCAGGCGGAAAAGCACGCCTTATTGCCGAATAAGCCAGAGTGGGGCGATAGCTATTATGTCACCTTAACCTTGAACATAACCGAACGCTTGCAAACCGTGTTGGAACATTTATATGTGCTGATTCCGGTATTGGATAACCGTAAACATTATTACATTGATAAGCGCGAGTTAGAAAAGCTGATGCATCGCGGCGAAGCATGGTTGAAAACCCATCCTGATAAAGAATTGATTACCTATCGTTATTTAAAAAACCGTAAGCAATTAGTTAGTGAAGCCTTAGCACGTCTGGTGGATGAACCTGTTACTGCTGAGCGTGAAACCGACGAAGGACACGCGGATCGACAAGAAAGCTATTTGGAAAAACCGCTGAATGTGAATGAGCAACGCCTAGAAACGGTGACGCAAACCTTACTAGCGGCAGAGGCGCAGCGCGTGTTGGATTTGGGTTGTGGGGAAGGGCGTTTATTAAAACGCTTACTCATGGAGAAGCAGTTTACGCGCCTTGTGGGTGTGGATGTCAGTATGACAGCTTTAGAACGGGCGGCTTCGCGTTTAAAACTCGACACGATGACCGAGCGGCAACGCAGCCGAATTGAGTTATTGCAAGGTTCGTCCACTTATCGAGATAGCCGCTTTAGTGGCTTTGATGCCATTGCGTTAGTGGAAGTCATCGAGCATTTGGAATTAGATCGTTTGCCTGCTTTAGAACGTGTGCTGTTTGAATATGCGCGACCAAAAATCGTGATTGTGACTACCCCGAACCGCGACTATAACGCCAAGTTTGCCAATTTAGCAGACGGTAAATTACGGCACGCCGACCACCGCTTTGAATGGACGCGTGCCGAGTTTCAAGACTGGTGTACGCAAGTTGCCGAGCGGTTTGCTTACCAAGTGAGTCTACAGCCGATTGGTGCATTTGACCCCGAATTAGGCAGCGTTACGCAAATGGGAGTATTTAGTTTATGA
- a CDS encoding glycosyltransferase family 25 protein translates to MKIYIINLLKATERRIFQEQQMQTLGLIDNVEFLEAISVDNLENIHPNLLMGWERPLRLAELACYQSHLHAWQKVLNTQTPALILEDDALLASNIKDLLDTLENIKHYNYITLETRNRKKLLGKAVPLTNNYSISRLYQDRTGAAAYILYPLGAKILVDKAEKTSPALADAFISSTYELNAYQIEPAAAIQIDQCENYNILAPISVYSFISTENKNSKKSFLRRRLIAQLKIAKRFLQKILCSNRRYVSLSSNF, encoded by the coding sequence ATGAAAATTTATATTATAAATTTATTAAAGGCTACTGAACGACGTATTTTTCAAGAACAGCAGATGCAGACACTTGGATTAATAGATAACGTCGAATTCTTAGAAGCAATTTCAGTTGATAATCTAGAAAATATACACCCTAACCTACTAATGGGCTGGGAGCGTCCTCTGCGTTTAGCAGAGTTAGCTTGTTATCAAAGCCATTTGCATGCTTGGCAGAAGGTTTTGAATACTCAAACACCAGCCTTAATACTAGAAGATGATGCACTTCTTGCAAGCAACATTAAAGATTTACTGGATACATTAGAAAACATAAAACATTATAATTACATTACTTTAGAAACACGCAATCGCAAAAAACTATTAGGGAAAGCTGTGCCCTTAACAAATAATTATTCTATAAGTCGTTTATACCAAGATCGAACTGGGGCAGCCGCTTATATTCTTTATCCACTAGGTGCAAAAATATTAGTTGATAAAGCAGAAAAAACTTCTCCTGCTCTAGCAGACGCATTTATATCCAGTACTTATGAATTAAATGCTTACCAAATAGAACCCGCTGCTGCTATTCAAATAGACCAATGTGAAAATTATAATATTTTAGCACCTATATCAGTATATTCTTTTATCTCCACTGAAAATAAAAATTCAAAAAAAAGCTTTTTAAGACGTCGTTTGATAGCCCAACTTAAAATAGCTAAGCGTTTTTTACAGAAAATACTGTGTAGTAATAGACGCTACGTATCTTTATCTTCTAATTTTTAG
- the lpxL gene encoding LpxL/LpxP family Kdo(2)-lipid IV(A) lauroyl/palmitoleoyl acyltransferase yields the protein MSYVLTKLGLAFLYLTTRLPWHVQMLLGKLLGLLMYYTLKQRRRVTCINIQLAFPELSSVQQKKLAKAHFISLGQGLLETGLSWWGNETWLKQHAQIEGLEYLQAAQQQGGVILLSAHFTSLELGGRILAQYTPLHVVYRPHQNPVIEKTVAELRRQRYGKAISRDDIRDMVRSLQQGHVVWYAQDQNFGHKNSVFAPFFAVPAATNTATSRLAKLGKAQVVPFFTVRTETGYLLRFLPALDNFPSSSILDDTTRINSIIEQQVREFPAQYLWTHRRFKDSPEGINRYTLHSKDSSCK from the coding sequence ATGAGCTATGTATTAACTAAATTAGGCCTTGCTTTTCTATATTTAACCACTCGCCTCCCCTGGCACGTCCAAATGCTGCTTGGCAAGCTGCTAGGCTTGCTGATGTATTACACCTTAAAACAGCGCCGCCGTGTAACTTGTATCAATATTCAGCTTGCGTTTCCAGAATTATCCTCTGTTCAACAAAAAAAATTGGCTAAAGCCCATTTTATTTCTTTGGGGCAAGGTTTGCTAGAAACAGGTTTGAGTTGGTGGGGAAATGAAACATGGTTGAAACAACATGCGCAAATTGAAGGATTGGAATACTTACAAGCAGCGCAGCAGCAAGGCGGCGTTATTTTACTGAGTGCGCATTTTACAAGTTTAGAATTAGGTGGACGGATTCTGGCGCAATATACGCCGTTGCATGTGGTGTATCGTCCGCATCAAAATCCCGTGATTGAGAAAACGGTGGCTGAATTGCGTCGCCAGCGCTACGGTAAGGCGATCTCACGCGATGATATTCGGGATATGGTGCGTAGTCTTCAGCAAGGACATGTGGTGTGGTATGCGCAGGATCAGAATTTTGGTCATAAAAACAGTGTGTTCGCCCCATTTTTTGCTGTGCCTGCGGCGACGAATACCGCAACCAGTCGCTTAGCAAAGTTAGGAAAAGCGCAGGTTGTGCCTTTCTTTACGGTTAGAACAGAAACAGGATATCTACTACGTTTTCTGCCAGCACTTGATAATTTTCCAAGCTCATCCATACTTGACGATACCACACGCATCAATAGCATTATTGAGCAACAGGTACGCGAGTTCCCCGCCCAATATTTGTGGACTCATCGGCGCTTTAAAGACAGCCCCGAGGGTATAAATCGTTACACTCTCCATTCAAAGGATTCTTCATGCAAATAG
- a CDS encoding transposase, producing the protein MKIQTNIILKTLKVRVKNKHSAVLRQWAFECNQAWNEANAITAEYSYIAVPEVGYLRNNFTAFDLQKSLKGLKGERGFSLHSQTVQEVIAVHAKARKQFKKDKLRWRVSGGSRRSLGWIPFKSGAAVWKNGQVRYNGHFFKVWDSYGLSQYAFRSGSFTEDSRGRWYFNVVVQVQATEVSGKGAVGIDLGLKETATCSNGLKLESKQFYRKAEKQLGMAQRANKKKRVKAIHAKIKNRRADAIHKFTTQLVREHSFIVVGNVSSSGLAKTKMAKSVLDAGWFMLKTQLDYKSKAMQGVFLEVNEAYSTQACSCCGSVSVNSPKGRAGLGIREWTCPDCGALHDRDVNAARNILAAGHCRLAGGIPAL; encoded by the coding sequence ATGAAAATTCAGACCAATATCATCCTGAAAACCCTCAAAGTCCGCGTGAAGAACAAGCACTCTGCTGTTCTTCGCCAATGGGCATTTGAGTGCAATCAGGCGTGGAACGAAGCTAACGCTATCACGGCAGAATACAGCTACATAGCCGTGCCAGAAGTCGGCTACCTCAGAAATAATTTCACCGCTTTCGACCTACAAAAAAGCCTTAAGGGCTTGAAGGGTGAGCGCGGGTTCAGCTTGCACTCTCAAACGGTACAGGAAGTGATTGCAGTACATGCTAAGGCACGTAAGCAATTCAAGAAAGACAAACTGCGCTGGCGCGTGTCTGGCGGTAGTCGCCGTTCACTTGGCTGGATTCCCTTTAAATCCGGTGCAGCCGTTTGGAAAAATGGACAAGTCCGCTATAACGGTCATTTCTTCAAGGTATGGGATAGCTACGGATTATCTCAATACGCCTTTCGGTCGGGTTCATTCACCGAAGACTCAAGAGGTCGATGGTACTTTAATGTAGTGGTTCAAGTGCAAGCCACTGAAGTATCAGGCAAGGGTGCGGTAGGCATTGATTTAGGCTTAAAAGAGACCGCTACCTGTAGCAATGGTTTAAAGCTTGAATCTAAGCAGTTCTATCGCAAAGCCGAAAAACAACTAGGTATGGCGCAACGTGCCAACAAGAAAAAGCGGGTTAAAGCCATTCATGCCAAGATTAAAAACCGTAGAGCAGATGCTATTCACAAGTTTACCACTCAATTAGTGCGTGAACACTCATTCATTGTCGTTGGCAACGTCAGCAGTTCAGGTCTTGCTAAAACTAAAATGGCTAAGTCCGTTTTAGATGCAGGCTGGTTCATGCTGAAAACACAACTTGATTATAAATCGAAAGCGATGCAAGGCGTGTTTCTAGAAGTCAATGAAGCATACAGTACCCAAGCTTGTTCGTGTTGCGGGAGTGTTTCCGTCAACAGTCCGAAAGGTAGAGCGGGACTTGGAATAAGAGAATGGACTTGCCCTGACTGTGGGGCGCTGCATGATCGTGATGTGAACGCAGCACGGAACATTCTCGCGGCAGGACATTGCCGTCTCGCGGGAGGAATCCCCGCTCTTTAG
- a CDS encoding glycosyltransferase family A protein — MSVAISVIIPYFNSSRTILETVKSLEKQSFKAFEVIIVDDGSTMEEAAQLSLLESNKLNYLMLKQENKGAAEARNYGAQCAKGSYLIFLDSDDIIAPTYLEKCFNILEGNKNIKLVYSLARRFDASDEPWQLGDFHEFKDILPIFRPKPLPLGRGCRAVLLLDVLFQDAEWCTSHTSSKVGRRPQRT, encoded by the coding sequence ATGAGTGTAGCAATTTCTGTAATTATTCCTTATTTTAACTCGAGTAGGACTATACTTGAAACAGTTAAGTCACTAGAAAAACAGTCATTTAAGGCGTTTGAAGTAATTATCGTTGACGATGGTTCTACTATGGAAGAGGCGGCTCAACTTTCCTTGCTAGAGAGTAATAAACTCAATTATCTTATGCTTAAGCAAGAAAATAAAGGGGCTGCTGAGGCCAGAAACTACGGTGCCCAATGTGCTAAAGGTTCATACTTAATATTTTTGGATAGTGATGACATCATTGCCCCAACATATCTAGAAAAATGTTTTAATATATTAGAAGGTAATAAAAATATTAAATTAGTCTACTCATTAGCTCGGCGTTTTGATGCATCTGATGAGCCTTGGCAATTAGGTGATTTTCATGAGTTTAAAGATATATTACCAATCTTCCGCCCAAAGCCCCTTCCTTTAGGGAGGGGATGTAGGGCGGTTTTGTTGCTCGATGTATTGTTTCAGGACGCTGAGTGGTGCACCTCCCACACTTCCAGCAAAGTAGGAAGGCGACCACAAAGAACCTGA
- the tnpA gene encoding IS200/IS605 family transposase: MELRTGRHCVFMLHVHLIFITKYRGKVFNEESLSRLEAVFRDVGQQFEVELSEFNGERDHVHLLINYPPKVQLSKLINSLKGVSSRRLKQEFSEIRNHWVCRKSGSLWSPSYFAGSVGGAPLSVLKQYIEQQNRPTSPP; the protein is encoded by the coding sequence ATGGAACTAAGAACAGGAAGACATTGTGTTTTCATGCTGCACGTGCATTTGATATTCATCACAAAGTACCGGGGAAAAGTCTTCAACGAGGAATCACTTTCACGCCTTGAAGCTGTCTTCCGTGATGTAGGTCAACAGTTCGAGGTTGAACTTTCAGAGTTCAACGGTGAACGTGACCACGTACACTTATTGATTAACTATCCGCCAAAAGTGCAGCTTTCAAAGCTGATTAATTCGTTGAAAGGCGTATCCAGCAGAAGGCTCAAACAGGAATTTTCTGAAATACGGAATCACTGGGTATGCAGGAAATCAGGTTCTTTGTGGTCGCCTTCCTACTTTGCTGGAAGTGTGGGAGGTGCACCACTCAGCGTCCTGAAACAATACATCGAGCAACAAAACCGCCCTACATCCCCTCCCTAA